One region of Rhodohalobacter mucosus genomic DNA includes:
- a CDS encoding O-antigen ligase family protein, with protein MLSAAAANFKYSFEMINLPDQNPEGFFMSKFYYAILSLYLILAPYLRLPGLRFHDSQRILQLVVFGLITLGLLYQWYVPGRGKSKISLNLSYNSPSFLFLSGIFIAGFVSVVLSEFFKYALLEYAFTFWIILLFILLSPTNQRNLYRLGISIFVTATLFSSLYIIIFIGNYITSYMDPMVILWPDKITYSITFGETTLTGKDVLYFSNKRFFNHTQSWTFPILFSIIIFFKNKLKGWLKVEVITLFLLASIWWVLVFASGGRGTLVAIFASGVMVIFIFKNEAIEFFKVTILTFLTGLAGYLILFIYLPSTREAPLLRFTDSNRLDLWQKGLEMWVDNPVFGVGPMHYSVMGNTPGAAHPHNYLIQFLAEWGIISFIFLTGIMILFAQSSLKIRNSNRYLQSRSIVVIGMYGSLFAALLHSLVSGVMHTPLSQVWFILITAWVLAWNKKQQKVRYNKYLLCLLLLAFFVTILILTVPIIDELSAGYFEYIQSFPESRLWPRFWDQGIIPL; from the coding sequence TTGCTTTCGGCAGCGGCAGCTAATTTCAAATATTCTTTTGAAATGATTAACCTTCCGGACCAAAATCCGGAAGGTTTTTTTATGTCTAAATTTTACTACGCCATATTATCCCTTTATCTAATCCTTGCACCATACCTCAGGTTGCCGGGTTTGCGATTCCATGACAGCCAGAGAATCTTGCAATTGGTGGTTTTTGGGTTAATTACACTGGGTTTACTATACCAGTGGTATGTTCCAGGACGAGGCAAGAGCAAAATATCCCTCAACTTATCTTATAACTCACCCTCTTTTTTATTCCTTTCGGGTATTTTTATTGCAGGATTTGTTTCTGTAGTACTATCAGAATTTTTTAAGTATGCACTTCTCGAATATGCGTTTACATTTTGGATTATCCTGCTTTTTATCCTTCTATCTCCAACAAATCAAAGAAATCTCTATCGGCTTGGAATTTCTATTTTTGTTACAGCAACTCTTTTTTCCTCTTTATACATAATTATTTTCATTGGTAATTATATAACATCCTACATGGATCCCATGGTAATTTTGTGGCCTGATAAAATTACCTATTCCATCACATTTGGAGAGACTACGTTAACCGGTAAAGACGTTCTGTATTTTTCAAACAAACGATTTTTCAATCATACACAATCTTGGACATTTCCCATATTATTTTCAATCATTATTTTCTTTAAGAATAAATTGAAAGGTTGGCTTAAAGTAGAAGTAATCACATTATTTCTTTTGGCTTCTATATGGTGGGTATTAGTATTTGCATCAGGTGGGCGTGGAACACTTGTTGCAATTTTTGCTTCAGGAGTGATGGTCATCTTCATCTTTAAAAATGAAGCCATTGAGTTTTTTAAAGTCACAATTTTGACATTTTTAACGGGTCTTGCAGGATATCTTATTCTGTTCATCTATTTGCCTTCAACCCGGGAAGCCCCTCTTTTACGATTCACAGATAGCAATCGCCTTGATCTTTGGCAAAAAGGATTGGAAATGTGGGTGGACAATCCCGTTTTTGGAGTGGGTCCAATGCACTATTCAGTAATGGGCAATACGCCAGGTGCAGCTCATCCGCATAATTATTTGATTCAATTTTTAGCGGAGTGGGGTATTATCTCATTTATCTTTCTGACGGGAATAATGATACTTTTTGCACAAAGTTCATTGAAAATCAGAAATTCCAATAGATACCTTCAATCACGTTCTATCGTGGTTATTGGGATGTATGGTTCTCTTTTTGCAGCTTTGCTTCATTCGCTTGTAAGTGGCGTGATGCATACGCCTTTAAGCCAGGTTTGGTTCATACTTATTACTGCATGGGTGCTTGCGTGGAATAAAAAACAACAAAAAGTCAGGTACAATAAATATCTACTCTGCCTCTTACTACTTGCATTTTTTGTAACAATTTTGATTTTGACTGTTCCTATTATTGATGAATTGTCAGCCGGCTACTTTGAGTACATTCAAAGCTTTCCAGAGTCCAGATTATGGCCGCGATTCTGGGACCAGGGAATTATTCCTTTATAG